Proteins from a single region of Lentimicrobium saccharophilum:
- a CDS encoding outer membrane protein assembly factor BamD produces MNRKSIFLLISGLFIVITSCSKYQKLLKSTDNEEKYERAIAYYEEKDFYRAIQLFDQLQAIYRGTERAEKIAFYYAYAHYEQRDYILASYYFKQFARNYPNSKNAEEAAFMGAYCSYLDSPPSSLDQVVTLDAIKDLQLFINQYPSSERVGQANELIDELRLKLETKALNIATLYYKMEDYKAAIINFENLIKDYPDTRYREMAMYHIAKAYFSYAQKSIESKKEERFQHTYDAVDNFASNFPESSYLKELRSIQKNALKELNNLSDLQ; encoded by the coding sequence ATGAATAGAAAAAGCATCTTTCTTCTGATATCCGGCTTGTTCATTGTGATTACCTCTTGCAGCAAATACCAGAAACTGCTCAAGAGCACCGACAATGAAGAGAAATATGAGCGGGCTATTGCCTACTATGAGGAAAAAGACTTTTACCGTGCCATTCAGCTCTTCGATCAGTTACAGGCGATTTACAGGGGAACGGAGCGCGCAGAAAAAATTGCTTTTTATTATGCCTATGCGCATTATGAGCAACGCGATTACATTCTGGCCAGCTACTATTTCAAGCAGTTTGCACGGAATTATCCCAACAGCAAGAATGCAGAAGAAGCGGCTTTCATGGGTGCTTATTGCAGTTACCTGGATTCCCCGCCTTCAAGCCTTGATCAGGTGGTTACCCTCGATGCCATCAAGGACCTGCAGCTTTTCATAAATCAGTACCCATCCAGTGAAAGGGTTGGACAGGCCAATGAATTGATTGATGAGTTGAGGCTGAAACTTGAAACCAAGGCGCTTAACATCGCGACACTTTATTACAAAATGGAAGATTACAAGGCGGCGATCATCAACTTTGAAAACCTTATCAAGGATTATCCTGATACCCGTTATCGCGAAATGGCTATGTATCACATAGCCAAAGCCTATTTTTCCTATGCTCAGAAAAGTATTGAAAGCAAAAAGGAAGAACGCTTTCAGCACACTTACGATGCAGTGGATAATTTTGCATCAAATTTTCCGGAGTCTTCTTACCTCAAAGAGTTAAGGAGCATTCAGAAAAATGCTTTAAAAGAATTAAACAACCTGTCAGATTTACAATAA
- a CDS encoding cryptochrome/photolyase family protein, protein MESPVTIFWFRRDLRLNDNHGLYSALQSGLPVLPVFVFDAAILNGLEPGDIRVNFIHGTISALHRQLKALGSGLSVIYDEPVKAFEKLIARFQVKAIYTNHDYEPYAKERDEKVRRLLAVKGIDFRTFKDQVLFEGSEAVKSDGIPYSVFTPYSRKWLELKNQSGVPVYPSESLGDKFLKYKAPGIPDLESMGFRGSPMVYPDKEISPETLVQYASARDIPGLDSTSKLGIHLRFGTISVRDCIRAGELYSASWLNELIWREFFMQILYHYPHVVKGAFKKEYDRIQWRNNEEEFKRWCEGTTGYPLVDAGMRQLNETGYMHNRVRMVTAGFLTKHLLIDWRWGEAYFAARLLDFELSSNNGNWQWAAGSGCDAAPYFRIFNPVTQAMKFDSEGNYIRRWVSEFETPAYPAPVVDHSLARARCMTAYSMALKP, encoded by the coding sequence ATGGAATCACCTGTCACCATTTTCTGGTTTCGCAGAGACCTGAGGCTTAATGACAACCACGGTCTTTACAGCGCACTGCAAAGCGGTCTGCCGGTATTGCCGGTTTTTGTTTTCGATGCTGCAATCCTCAACGGGCTTGAACCCGGTGATATCAGGGTGAATTTCATTCATGGAACAATTTCCGCACTTCACCGGCAACTGAAAGCATTGGGGAGCGGCCTGTCTGTTATTTACGATGAACCGGTTAAGGCTTTTGAAAAGCTTATTGCCCGTTTTCAGGTAAAAGCAATTTATACCAATCACGACTACGAGCCTTATGCCAAAGAAAGGGATGAGAAAGTCCGCAGGCTGCTTGCCGTAAAAGGCATTGATTTCCGTACTTTTAAGGATCAGGTGCTGTTCGAAGGCAGTGAAGCAGTAAAAAGCGATGGCATCCCTTACAGTGTTTTCACACCTTATAGCCGCAAATGGCTTGAATTGAAGAATCAGTCAGGTGTACCCGTTTATCCATCAGAATCGCTTGGAGATAAGTTTCTGAAGTACAAAGCGCCCGGCATTCCTGACCTTGAATCAATGGGCTTCAGGGGAAGTCCCATGGTTTATCCGGATAAAGAGATATCTCCCGAAACGCTGGTTCAGTATGCTTCTGCACGTGATATCCCCGGACTCGATAGTACCTCGAAACTCGGAATACACCTCAGGTTTGGAACCATAAGTGTGAGGGATTGCATCAGGGCAGGGGAGTTGTACAGTGCTTCATGGCTCAATGAACTTATCTGGCGGGAATTCTTCATGCAGATACTTTATCATTATCCGCATGTTGTTAAAGGTGCATTTAAGAAAGAATATGACCGTATCCAATGGCGCAACAATGAGGAAGAATTTAAAAGATGGTGCGAAGGAACAACAGGCTATCCATTGGTGGATGCAGGTATGCGGCAGCTGAATGAAACCGGTTATATGCACAACAGGGTAAGAATGGTAACAGCCGGTTTTCTCACCAAACATCTTCTGATCGACTGGCGGTGGGGGGAAGCTTATTTTGCGGCCAGGTTGCTTGATTTTGAATTATCTTCCAATAATGGAAACTGGCAATGGGCAGCGGGCAGCGGTTGTGATGCCGCGCCGTATTTCAGGATTTTTAATCCTGTTACGCAAGCCATGAAGTTCGACAGCGAAGGCAACTATATCCGTCGCTGGGTTTCTGAATTCGAAACACCCGCTTATCCGGCGCCGGTTGTGGATCATTCCTTAGCCCGGGCACGCTGCATGACAGCATACAGCATGGCGTTAAAACCCTGA
- a CDS encoding aminotransferase class IV, translating to MSECTREFFLLNDQLLPVRLFDGRFKPPANYVYEVFRATRGVALFLEDHLGRFFRTADLSGMVIGISDSMLKSGIKKVIGNNGPDDGNLKISLYTDKDGQQLFIYYTPHFYPTSEEFRTGVNTGLLFAERNNPNAKVMDTRLREEADLMKKEQVVYEVLLVDHDGFITEGSRSNVFFIKDNSLITPPAGMVLEGITRKQIIQLAAENEIPLKEEKVHHQNLNNFDGLFISGTSRRVLPVRRVNELEFPVTDPLITKLQQLFEQKVNDYLQKS from the coding sequence ATGTCAGAATGTACCCGTGAATTCTTCCTGTTAAATGATCAGTTGCTGCCTGTCCGCTTGTTCGACGGCCGGTTTAAACCTCCGGCAAATTATGTTTATGAGGTTTTCAGGGCTACCAGGGGCGTGGCGCTTTTTCTGGAAGATCATCTCGGACGATTTTTCCGTACAGCAGACCTCTCCGGAATGGTTATCGGAATTTCCGATTCTATGCTGAAGTCCGGTATAAAAAAGGTTATTGGTAACAATGGCCCTGACGACGGTAACCTGAAAATTTCATTATACACGGATAAGGACGGGCAGCAGCTCTTTATCTATTATACCCCGCATTTCTATCCTACATCAGAGGAATTCCGGACCGGAGTCAATACCGGACTGCTTTTTGCCGAACGAAACAACCCGAATGCAAAGGTTATGGATACCAGGCTGCGTGAGGAGGCAGACCTGATGAAAAAGGAGCAAGTCGTATACGAAGTGTTGCTGGTTGACCATGATGGTTTTATCACAGAAGGAAGCCGTTCCAATGTATTTTTCATTAAAGACAATTCACTGATTACCCCTCCGGCAGGAATGGTGCTGGAAGGAATAACCCGCAAGCAGATTATTCAGCTCGCGGCTGAAAACGAAATTCCGTTGAAAGAAGAAAAAGTACATCATCAAAACCTGAACAACTTTGACGGTTTGTTTATTTCCGGCACTTCTCGCCGGGTGCTTCCGGTCCGGAGGGTGAATGAACTTGAATTTCCTGTTACCGACCCGCTCATCACAAAACTGCAACAGCTTTTTGAGCAAAAGGTAAATGATTACCTGCAAAAATCTTGA
- a CDS encoding aminotransferase class I/II-fold pyridoxal phosphate-dependent enzyme yields the protein MVDIFDKRVRNLGPLGMYAKQADGYFMFPKLEGEISNHMKFRGKDVLVWSLNNYLGLANHPEVREVDAKAAKDWGLAYPMGARMMSGQTVYHEQLERELAAFVGKEDAFLLNFGYQGMVSIIDSLVDRHDAIVYDSEAHACIIDGARLHMGKRFVFPHNNMENLKIQLQRAKKLTDETGGGILVITEGVYGMTGDQGNLRDIVALKKEFNFRLLVDDAHGFGTMGPTGAGTHEEQGVMDGVDIYFGTFAKAMAGIGAFVATNADIVDYLRHNMRSQTFAKSLPMPMVIGSLKRLDLIRKHPELKDNLWKIVNALQSGLKEAGFNLGNAASPVTPVILEGGIPEATQITVDLRENYNIFCSIVTYPVVPKGVILLRLIPTAVHTLEDVSYTINAYKELRQKLNEGAYANVMYDISKL from the coding sequence ATCGTGGATATTTTTGATAAAAGAGTCCGGAATTTAGGTCCATTGGGGATGTATGCCAAACAGGCCGACGGTTACTTCATGTTTCCCAAGCTCGAGGGTGAGATAAGTAATCACATGAAATTCAGGGGCAAGGATGTGCTGGTATGGAGTCTAAACAATTACCTCGGCCTGGCCAACCATCCGGAAGTTCGCGAAGTTGATGCAAAGGCTGCCAAAGATTGGGGGCTTGCTTACCCTATGGGCGCCCGCATGATGTCAGGCCAGACGGTCTATCACGAGCAACTGGAACGTGAACTGGCTGCTTTTGTGGGAAAAGAAGATGCTTTTTTACTGAATTTCGGATATCAGGGCATGGTGTCAATTATCGACTCTTTGGTAGATCGGCATGATGCCATTGTATACGACAGTGAGGCACACGCCTGCATTATTGATGGTGCCCGCCTGCATATGGGTAAACGTTTTGTTTTCCCTCATAATAATATGGAGAATCTTAAGATTCAGTTGCAGCGTGCCAAAAAACTTACTGACGAAACCGGCGGCGGAATCCTTGTAATCACCGAGGGCGTTTATGGAATGACCGGCGATCAGGGCAACCTCAGGGACATTGTTGCATTGAAGAAAGAATTTAATTTCAGGCTGCTGGTGGATGATGCCCATGGGTTCGGCACCATGGGGCCGACCGGCGCAGGAACACATGAGGAACAGGGTGTGATGGACGGAGTAGATATCTACTTCGGCACTTTTGCCAAAGCTATGGCAGGTATCGGGGCTTTTGTGGCTACCAATGCTGATATCGTGGATTATCTCCGGCATAATATGCGTTCGCAGACCTTTGCCAAATCTCTTCCGATGCCGATGGTCATCGGGTCGCTCAAACGACTTGACCTGATCCGGAAACATCCTGAACTGAAGGATAATCTTTGGAAGATTGTGAATGCACTTCAAAGCGGATTGAAAGAGGCCGGATTCAACCTGGGCAACGCAGCTTCACCCGTTACACCGGTAATTCTCGAAGGCGGCATACCTGAAGCGACCCAGATCACGGTAGACCTGCGCGAAAACTATAACATCTTCTGCTCTATTGTAACGTATCCGGTTGTGCCCAAAGGCGTAATTCTGCTCCGCCTTATTCCCACGGCCGTTCATACCCTGGAAGATGTCAGCTATACCATCAACGCTTACAAGGAACTCAGGCAGAAACTGAATGAAGGTGCATACGCCAACGTAATGTATGATATCTCTAAGCTTTAA
- the porD gene encoding type IX secretion system protein PorD: MKHIIVISLFILVCFCAKAQEFNVTVQVTSPQVEGTEKKIFETLQQELFDFVNNRKWTNYIYKPEERIEGTILITIEQRSGEDFKGKINVALRRPVFKSSYNTTLLNYLDRDFEFKYVEFQPLEYSDNVFTTNLTSTIAYYLYLYLGLDGDSFAKNGGSPYFAKAQNIVNMGQNAREKGWKAFEGQKNRYWLIENLTNPTYSSVREASYRYHRLGLDLMADDVEAGRAAINESLELLRKANRERPGLFILQLFLEAKRDELVNIYSQASPMDKTKAVNILKEIDPASASKYQRILEAAK; the protein is encoded by the coding sequence ATGAAACACATCATCGTTATTTCCCTGTTCATCCTGGTATGTTTTTGCGCTAAAGCCCAGGAATTCAATGTTACTGTTCAGGTTACCTCTCCCCAGGTTGAAGGTACCGAAAAGAAGATTTTTGAAACGTTACAGCAGGAGTTATTTGATTTTGTAAACAACAGGAAGTGGACCAATTATATTTATAAACCTGAAGAGAGGATTGAAGGAACTATTCTTATCACTATTGAGCAACGATCAGGAGAAGATTTCAAGGGAAAAATCAATGTCGCCCTTCGCCGCCCGGTGTTTAAATCTTCATACAATACAACCCTGTTAAATTATCTGGATCGTGATTTTGAATTTAAATATGTTGAATTCCAGCCACTTGAGTATTCTGATAACGTATTCACTACCAACCTCACTTCAACCATAGCGTACTACCTGTATTTATATCTGGGGCTTGACGGTGATTCTTTTGCCAAGAATGGAGGCTCGCCATATTTTGCCAAGGCGCAGAACATCGTCAATATGGGACAGAATGCCAGGGAGAAAGGTTGGAAAGCATTTGAAGGCCAGAAAAACAGGTACTGGCTGATTGAGAACCTTACCAATCCAACCTACTCATCGGTAAGAGAAGCCTCGTACCGCTATCACCGTCTCGGGCTCGACCTGATGGCAGATGATGTGGAGGCAGGCCGTGCAGCCATTAATGAAAGCCTGGAGCTGCTTCGCAAAGCTAACCGCGAGCGGCCCGGATTGTTTATTCTTCAGCTTTTCCTCGAGGCTAAACGTGATGAACTGGTAAACATTTATTCTCAGGCATCACCGATGGATAAAACCAAAGCAGTGAATATTCTTAAAGAAATCGATCCTGCCAGTGCTTCTAAATACCAGCGCATACTTGAGGCTGCAAAATAA
- a CDS encoding DNA-directed RNA polymerase subunit omega, with product MDFKRVKTDTVAVTRNIHKVMEPTGNIYESVAILSKRANQISLEIKEELNSKIAEFAVPNDNLEEVFENREQIEIAKYYEHLPKPTLIAVHEFLNDQVYFRNPHTESQEL from the coding sequence ATGGATTTTAAAAGAGTAAAAACCGATACAGTCGCTGTAACGCGCAACATTCACAAAGTTATGGAACCTACCGGTAATATTTATGAATCGGTAGCAATCCTGTCAAAACGTGCAAACCAGATATCTCTTGAGATCAAAGAAGAACTGAATTCAAAGATTGCCGAATTTGCCGTGCCTAACGACAATCTTGAAGAGGTCTTTGAAAACCGAGAGCAGATTGAAATTGCCAAATATTATGAACATCTGCCGAAGCCAACCCTCATTGCTGTTCATGAATTCCTGAATGATCAGGTTTATTTCAGAAATCCGCACACCGAGTCTCAGGAATTATAA
- the coaBC gene encoding bifunctional phosphopantothenoylcysteine decarboxylase/phosphopantothenate--cysteine ligase CoaBC: MLKGKKILIGITGSIAAYKIPLLIRLLKKEGAEVKIVMTPCAKDFVTPLTLSTLSQQPVLIEPYDKTDGSWNSHVDWGRWADVFIMAPVSANTLAKMASGIADNLLTTTYLAAKCPVFFAPAMDLDMFHHPTTQKNIDTLLSYGNHLIAPQEGELASGLCGAGRMEEPEEILRIVRDFFLKCNHLSGKKVLISAGPTYELIDPVRFIGNFSSGKMGYALAEDAAARGAQVVLVSGPVGLKPLHPGINLISVTSAAQMAEACFSEFKSSDITIMAAAVADYTVTDPAPVKIKKSVDKLTIELSKTTDILATLGKQKQAGQFLAGFALETDNEKPNALSKLKNKNLDMIVLNSLNDQGAGFGYDTNQVTIVMADGVETEVPLKSKKDVAAVILDVISARQ, translated from the coding sequence ATGCTGAAGGGAAAAAAAATACTTATAGGGATAACGGGCAGTATCGCAGCCTATAAGATCCCGTTGCTTATCCGGCTTCTGAAAAAAGAAGGTGCGGAGGTAAAAATTGTGATGACCCCCTGTGCAAAGGATTTCGTAACGCCCCTTACCCTTTCAACACTTTCGCAGCAACCCGTCCTTATTGAGCCATACGATAAAACCGATGGCAGCTGGAACAGTCATGTGGACTGGGGTCGCTGGGCCGATGTCTTTATCATGGCGCCGGTTTCTGCGAACACTTTGGCAAAAATGGCATCCGGCATTGCCGATAACCTGCTCACAACAACCTATCTTGCAGCCAAGTGCCCGGTCTTTTTCGCTCCGGCAATGGATCTGGATATGTTCCATCACCCGACTACCCAAAAAAACATTGATACCCTGCTTTCATACGGCAATCACCTGATTGCACCACAGGAAGGGGAACTTGCCAGCGGATTATGCGGTGCCGGCCGCATGGAAGAGCCTGAAGAAATTCTCAGGATTGTCAGGGATTTTTTTTTAAAATGTAATCACCTTTCAGGTAAGAAGGTATTGATTTCAGCCGGACCAACCTACGAATTGATTGATCCGGTCAGGTTTATCGGTAATTTTTCATCCGGAAAGATGGGATATGCCCTGGCTGAGGACGCAGCTGCCCGCGGAGCGCAGGTTGTGCTGGTTTCCGGACCGGTCGGTCTGAAACCCCTTCATCCGGGAATCAACTTGATCAGCGTTACATCGGCCGCACAAATGGCAGAGGCCTGCTTCAGCGAGTTCAAATCAAGCGATATCACCATAATGGCTGCAGCGGTTGCTGATTACACGGTAACCGATCCGGCGCCTGTCAAGATTAAGAAATCAGTCGACAAATTAACGATTGAACTTAGCAAAACGACAGATATCCTTGCAACGCTTGGTAAACAAAAACAGGCAGGACAATTTCTGGCTGGTTTTGCCCTCGAGACTGACAATGAAAAACCAAACGCACTGAGTAAGCTGAAAAATAAAAACCTTGACATGATCGTTCTTAATTCATTGAACGATCAGGGTGCCGGTTTCGGATACGACACCAATCAGGTTACCATTGTCATGGCTGATGGTGTTGAAACTGAGGTGCCCCTGAAATCGAAAAAGGATGTTGCCGCTGTTATTCTGGATGTCATTTCAGCAAGGCAATAG
- a CDS encoding helicase HerA-like domain-containing protein, with product MAYKGAETLIAKSENELHITPKMTNRHGLITGATGTGKTVTLQVLAESFSLQGVPVFMTDIKGDLSGVSKAGVSGQKIIDRVEKLKLEGYENRGFPVCFWDVFGEQGHPMRTTITEMGPLLLSRLLNLNDTQEGVLNLAFKIADDAGLLLLDLKDMKSLLEYVGNNREQFTLSYGNISAASIGAIQRNLLVLEQQGADHFFGEPAFDIHDLMQTDADGKGILNILAADKLMHSPRIYTTFLLWLLSELFEELPEVGDPEKPKLVFFFDEAHLLFNEAPKILLEKIEQVVRLIRSKGVGVYFVTQNPLDVPDTVLGQLGNRVQHALRAYTPRDQKAVKAAATTFRVNPELDVEAAITELGVGEALVSFLDPRGTPMIVERAYILPPCSQIGPITPEERERIIRKSDVFGVYEKALDRESAFEILQERVSEANRIKEEAAADVARRKEELARAKEEAALARAQAAKERAERAQKKANPDIFTELTKQVGRTATRTLGNEIGRKLVRGLLGSIFGGSRK from the coding sequence ATGGCATACAAAGGCGCAGAAACCCTGATTGCAAAATCAGAAAACGAGCTTCACATCACACCTAAAATGACAAATCGTCATGGATTGATTACAGGTGCAACGGGAACCGGTAAAACGGTTACCCTGCAGGTGCTTGCAGAATCATTCAGTCTGCAGGGGGTTCCGGTATTTATGACTGATATTAAAGGAGATCTTTCCGGAGTCAGCAAAGCCGGGGTTTCTGGTCAGAAGATCATCGACCGCGTTGAGAAACTAAAACTGGAAGGGTATGAAAATCGTGGATTCCCGGTTTGTTTCTGGGATGTTTTCGGCGAACAGGGCCATCCGATGCGCACAACCATTACCGAGATGGGGCCACTGTTGTTGTCGCGCCTGCTCAACCTGAACGATACCCAGGAAGGGGTGCTGAACCTGGCATTCAAAATTGCAGACGATGCCGGTCTGTTGCTGCTCGACCTCAAGGATATGAAATCACTGCTTGAGTATGTCGGAAATAACCGTGAGCAGTTCACCCTTTCGTACGGCAACATTTCTGCTGCAAGTATCGGCGCCATTCAGCGCAATCTGCTGGTGCTTGAACAACAGGGTGCGGATCATTTTTTTGGTGAACCTGCTTTTGATATACACGACCTTATGCAAACTGACGCAGACGGCAAGGGCATCCTGAATATCCTGGCTGCTGACAAGCTGATGCATTCGCCACGTATATATACCACCTTTCTGCTTTGGCTTTTATCTGAGCTGTTTGAGGAGCTTCCCGAGGTGGGTGATCCGGAAAAGCCTAAACTGGTTTTCTTCTTCGACGAAGCTCATTTGCTGTTCAACGAAGCGCCGAAAATCCTGCTTGAAAAAATTGAGCAGGTCGTAAGATTGATCCGGTCCAAAGGGGTGGGGGTTTATTTTGTTACCCAGAATCCGCTGGATGTTCCCGATACCGTGCTCGGGCAGCTTGGCAATCGTGTACAGCATGCCCTAAGGGCTTATACTCCCCGTGATCAGAAAGCCGTGAAAGCAGCCGCTACCACTTTCAGGGTAAATCCCGAACTTGATGTTGAGGCTGCCATTACGGAGCTGGGAGTAGGAGAGGCGTTGGTCTCATTTCTGGATCCCAGGGGTACGCCCATGATTGTGGAACGCGCCTACATTCTGCCGCCTTGTTCGCAGATTGGCCCGATTACCCCTGAAGAAAGGGAAAGGATCATCAGAAAGTCCGATGTATTTGGTGTTTACGAGAAAGCACTGGACCGGGAATCAGCCTTTGAAATTTTGCAGGAAAGGGTAAGCGAAGCCAACAGGATAAAGGAAGAAGCAGCTGCTGACGTTGCCCGGCGGAAAGAAGAACTTGCAAGGGCAAAAGAAGAAGCAGCGCTGGCCAGGGCCCAGGCGGCTAAAGAAAGGGCTGAAAGGGCACAAAAGAAAGCCAACCCGGATATCTTTACCGAACTGACCAAACAGGTTGGGCGCACCGCCACAAGGACGCTGGGCAATGAAATTGGCCGTAAACTCGTAAGAGGACTTCTCGGATCCATCTTTGGTGGCAGCCGCAAATAG